Proteins encoded within one genomic window of Candidatus Hinthialibacter antarcticus:
- the trpC gene encoding indole-3-glycerol phosphate synthase TrpC, with the protein MQGILVEIIEHKRAEVEARKAQTPLEALIEQAQSAPPCRDFHAALKRDPDGPLKLLAEIKAASPSAGSINKNFDAAETARLFEDCGASAISVLTDLKYFSGTDQHLQAAKAAVSLPVLRKDFTIDEYQLYESRAIGADAVLLMAQVLPPDDYKRLYDKADELGLHVLAEGHTVEQIAFLASIGAQTIGVNNRDFETMTVDLNTTLSRRRLVPSGRVVVSQSGVFTRDDVARLETVRVDAIQVGTSIMKSGDMKQQIADLIG; encoded by the coding sequence ATGCAAGGCATTTTAGTCGAAATCATCGAACACAAACGCGCCGAAGTCGAAGCGCGAAAGGCGCAGACGCCGCTCGAAGCGTTGATAGAGCAGGCGCAGTCGGCGCCGCCCTGCCGCGACTTTCACGCCGCGCTCAAACGCGACCCCGACGGCCCGCTGAAACTGCTGGCGGAAATCAAAGCCGCATCGCCGTCGGCGGGTTCCATCAATAAAAATTTTGACGCTGCTGAAACCGCCCGTCTGTTTGAAGATTGCGGCGCATCGGCGATTTCTGTCTTGACCGATCTCAAATATTTTTCAGGAACCGACCAGCATCTGCAGGCCGCCAAAGCAGCGGTCTCGCTGCCGGTGTTGCGCAAAGACTTCACCATTGATGAATATCAGCTCTACGAAAGCCGCGCCATTGGCGCCGACGCCGTGTTGTTGATGGCGCAGGTGTTGCCGCCGGATGATTACAAGCGGCTCTACGACAAAGCCGACGAGCTGGGGCTGCACGTCCTCGCCGAGGGGCATACGGTAGAACAAATTGCGTTTCTCGCCTCCATCGGCGCACAAACCATTGGCGTCAATAACCGCGATTTTGAAACCATGACCGTCGATCTGAATACCACCCTTTCACGACGGCGCCTGGTTCCATCTGGGCGGGTGGTGGTCAGCCAGAGCGGCGTGTTTACCCGCGATGACGTAGCGCGGCTCGAGACCGTGCGGGTTGACGCCATCCAAGTTGGAACCTCCATTATGAAATCAGGCGACATGAAACAACAAATCGCCGACCTGATTGGCTAG